The Myxococcota bacterium region TTCAAGGGTCACTCGTTCCACACCAGCCGCTGGGACTACGGCTACACGGGCGGTGACTCGAACGGGAATCTCTCCGGCCTGCGCGACAAGCGGGTCGGCATCATCGGCACGGGCGCCACCGCGGTGCAGTGCGTGCCGCACTTGGGCGAGGCCGCCAAGCACCTGTACGTGTTCCAGCGCACGCCGTCGTCCATCGACGTGCGCGCCAACCGTGACACCGACCCCGGCTGGGCGCAGTCACTGCGGCCCGGCTGGCACAAGCACCGGATGGACAACTTCAACATCCTGGTCTCGGGCGGCTTCCAGGAGGAAGACCTGGTGATGGACGGCTGGACCGACATCATCCGCAAGCTCCTGATCATGGTGCAGCAGGACCAGGGCGCCGCGGCCGACGTGGGCAAGACCATGGAGCTGGCCGACTTCGAGAAGATGAACCAGATCCGAGCGCGCGTGGACACGATCGTGAAGGACCCGAAGACCGCGGAGGCGCTGAAGCCGTGGTACCGGCAGTTCTGCAAACGGCCGTGCTTCCACGACGAGTATCTCCAGACCTTCAACCGCCCGAACGTGACTCTGGTCGACACCAAGGGCAGGGGCGTCGAGCGCCTGACCGAGCGCGGCGTGTGGGTCGAGGGCGTGGAGTATCCCGTCGACTGTCTGATCTTCGCCACCGGCTTCGAGGTCGGCACCGACTACACGCGGCGCGCGGGCTACGACATGTTCGGGCGTGGCGGTCTCTCGATCTCGCACAAGTGGTCGACGGGCCTGCGCACGCTGCACGGCATGCACAGCCGCGGGTTCCCGAACCTGTACATCATGGGGCCGCAGCAGAGCGCGTTCACCGTGAATTACCCGCACATGCTCGACGAGCAGGGCAAGCACATCGCGTACATCGTCCGGCACGCGCTCGACCGCGGCATCAAGACGCTCGAGGCCAGCGAGGAGGCCGAGGCGCAGTGGGTGAACACGATCATCGCGTTCTCGCGCATGGGCCGGGACTTCCTCGAGGCCTGCACGCCCGGCTACTACAACAACGAGGGCAAGCTCAGCGACCTGTCGGCGCAGAACGGCTTCTTCGGCGGCGGCTCCATCCTGTTCTTCAACATGCTGAAGGACTGGCGCGACAAGGGTGACCTGGCGGGGCTCGAGGTGACTTAGCCGGGGCTCTCAGGCCATCGCGCGCGTGTAAGTCGCGAGATCGAAGTAGTCGCGCCAGCGCTTGATCTTGCCGGCTTCGAGCTCGAACACGCCCACGCAGGGCAGGTCCACCGACTTGCCGCCGGCGCGGATGCGATCGACGCGCTCGGCGATCACCACGTTCCCGGCCGAGACCAGGGCCAGGACGTCGAACTTCGCCTCGCTCCAGGTGCCGATGAAGCCGCGGATGAGCTGTTCGACCGCTGCGCGGCCCGCGACCGGCGCCAGCGGCATGTTGTGGTAGACGCCGTCGGCGGCGAAGTAGCCGATCAGCTCGGACGCATCGAGGCGCGACCAGGCAGCGAGGAAATCGCGGATCACTCTCTCGTTGGCGTCCATGCTGCGCATGCTACCACGGGCGGGTTGAAGCCCCTTGCGCCCGCGCGGTAGGCTCGCCGGGTGCCGGAGAAGTACGTCCAGGTCGACGGGATCGCGACCTTCCTGAGACATACGGGCGCCACCACGCTGCCCGAGGCGCCGCCGGACCTCTCGCGGGGCGACACGATCGTGTGTCTGCACGGCGCGGGCGGGAACAGCGGGCTGTTCAGCGACGTGCTGGAGCGGCTGGCCAAGGAGCACAGCCCGATCGCGCTCGACTTCCCCGGCCACGCGCGCTCGGGCGGCCTCGACTCGCTCGGCTCGGTGGCGCGCATCAGCGCGCACCTGCGCGGGCTGCTCGCGGCGCTGCGCGTGCCGCGCTGCGTGCTGCTCGGCGGGTCGATGGGCGGCATGGTCGCGCTCGAGACGGCGCTGGCTGCGCCGCAGCTCGTGCGCGCGCTCGTGCTCGTGGCGAGCGGCGCGCGCGTGCCGGTGACTCCCGAGTATCTCGAGCGCTGGCGGCTGATCAGCGAGGGCAAGGCGCGGCGCGAGTTCGACCGGCGCGACTATCCGGCGTCGGCCACGCCCGACGTCATGCGGCGGGGCTTCATGGAGGACATCAAGACCGACCCCCGCGTCGTGTATCAGAACGCGCAGGCGGTGCGCGATTTCGACCGCGAGGCGGACCTGGGCCGGGTCGCGTGTCCGACCCTGGTCGTGGTGGGCGACGAGGACGCGGAATCGGCCGGGCCGTCCGAGATCCTGGCCGCGCGCATTCCCGGCGCGCGCAAGGTCGTCCTGCCCAAGGTCGGGCACCGGGTCGCGCTGGTGGCGCCCGAAGCGCTGTCCGAGGCGGTGCTCGAGTTCCTGCGCGGGCTCCCGCGATGAGTCTCTCGGGCAGGATCGCGCTGGCCGGCGCGTACGAGCACCCGACCCGCTGGGCGCCCGACAAGACCGAGTTCCAGATCATGGCCGAGTCGGCCAAGGGCGCGCTCGAAGACTGCGGGCTCGAGCTGCGCGACGTCGACGGACTGTTCGCGGCCAGCATGTCGATGGGCGCCATGGGCATCGTGTCGCTCGCCGAGTATCTCGACCTGAAGCCGCGACACCTCGACGGGACCAACATCGGCGGCTCGTCGTTCGTGGCCCACGTGAGTCACGCGGCCGCGGCGATCCATGCCGGGCTGTGCGAGGTGGCGCTCGTGCTCTACGGCAGCACGGCGGCGTCGAACGCGCTGGCGATCGGCACCGGCATGGGCGGCGGCCGCGACGCCGCGGCCTCGTTCGTCTCGCCCTACGGCATGACCACGGTCGGCAGCTACGCGCTGGTCGCGCAGCGCCACATGCACACCTACGGCACGACTTCGGAGCAGCTCGCGGAGATCGCAGTCACCATGCGCCGCCACGCCGGGCTGAACCCCGCGGCCAAGATGCGCAAGCCGATCAGCGTGGCCGACGTGCTCGAGAGCCGCATGATCTCGCGCCCGCTGCACCTGCTCGACTGCTGCATCATCTCCGACGGCGGCGGCGCGCTGGTCGTGACCAGCGCCGAGCGCGCGCGCGACCTGAAGCAGCGCCCGGTGCTGCTGCTCGGCTGCGGCGAGGCGGTGTGTCACCAGGAGGTCGGCTCCCCCGACCTCCTGTCGATCGCCGCGAAACAGTCCGGCGCGCAGGCCTTTCGCATGGCGGGCGTGAGTCACGACGACGTCGACCTGTGCACGATCTACGACTCGTTCACGATCACCGTGCTGGTCACGCTCGAGAACCTGGGCTTCTGCAAGCCGGGCGAGGGCGGGGCGTTCGTGTCGGGCGGACGCATCGGCCTGGGCGGCGCGCTGCCGCTGAACCCCGACGGCGGCGGTCTGTCGTCGAACCACCCGGGCATGCGCGGGATCTTCCTGGTGATCGAAGCCGTGAAGCAGCTGCGCGGCGAGTGCGGCGAGCGGCAGGTCGCCGACGCGCGCCTCGCGCTGGCGCACGGCACCGGCGGCACGCTGGGCGTCGCGCACTCGGGCGCGACCCTGGTCCTGGCGAGGGCGTGATGGCGAAGGAGCTCGAGTACCCGCGACCCGTGGCCGACTGGGAGACGCGCGGCTTCTGGGAGGGCGCCGGCCGGCACGAGCTGGTGTTGCAGCGCTGCCGCGTGTGCCGGGCCGTGCAGCACCGGCCGCGCGCGCAGTGCGCGAAGTGTCTCGGCGCGATCGAGCACTTCGTCGCCTCGGGCCGCGGAACGGTGTACACCTTCACCGTGACCGAGCAGAACCAGGTCCCGCCGTTCCGCGACGCCGTGCCTTACGTGCTGGCCTACGTGCAGCTCGAGGAGGGCCCGCGGCTCATGACTCACGTGGTCGGCTGCGCGCCCGACGAGGTGCGCATCGGCATGCCGGTGCGCGCGGAGTTCCGCACGGCCAACGACTCGCTCGGCGTCCCCGTGTTCCGCCCGGCATGATCCTCGACCTGCACAACCACTCGATCCGGTCCGACGACGGGCGGGCCCGGGTCGAGAACTACTGCCAGTGGATCCGCAAGCGCGAGCTGCCGCTCGACGGCTTCGTGCTCACCGAGCACCGCCAGTTCGACTCGGTCTCCGACTACGGCGCGCTGGCGCGCGAGTTCGGGCTCGAGATCCTGAAGGCGAGCGAGGTCGAGACCGACTACGGCCACGTGCTGGTGTTCGGCGTGAACGACGACATGCAGCGCGCGTTCGACTTCGGGCGCATCGACCTCTCGCTCGGGCTCGTGCTGCGCGAGGTCGAGCGCTGCGGCGGCGTGGCGGTGCCGTGTCACCCGGGGCGCATCCGCGTGGGCATGTGCGCGCACTACGAGGCGCGCGGGCCGGTCGCCGGCGTGCGCATCATCGAGACGCGCAACGGCGGCAGCCGGGCCAGCGAGGACGAGCGCGCCCAGGAGCTCGCCGACCGCCACGGCTACCGGGGCGTGGGCGGCAGCGACGCCCACATCGTGAGTCATATCGGGCGCTGCGCGACCCGGTTCCCCGCGCCGGTGCGCGGCGTGGGAGAATTGGTCGAGGCGCTGCGCGCCGGGGAGTTCGAAGCAGTCTCGTGGAAATCGACGTTGAAGCCCTGAAGCGGGATTGGGCCGGGTCGACCTTCGACACGGTCGAGTTCGAGATCAAGACCGAAGACGTGCTCGACTTCGCGCGCTCGTGCGGCGAGGTCGCGCCGCAGTTCGTGGACCCGGAGCACCCGGAGTTCCGCGCGGTGCCCACCTTCACTTCGCGCTACGTGGGCCGGCGCGTGCTGCCCGACAACTTCCCGCGCTTCTCGAGCGGCTTCGGCTTCGACGCGGGCAAGTGCGTGCAGGCGCTCGCTCCGCTGCGGCCCGGCGACAAGATCGTCGCCAAGAGCTGCATCCACGACATCTACACCAAGACCGGCCGCTCCGGAACGATGCTGTTCATCGTGCACCGCATGGAGTTCACCAACCAGCGCGGCGAGCACGTGTCGACCGTGGACTGGCGCATGGTGCAGCGGGCGGGGGCGTGAGATGAGCCGCACGAGTCACTCCCAGGTCGAATTCGGCGAGGAGCTGCCGCCGCTCGAGCCCGACGTGTCGCTCGAGAACGTGAAGCGCTTCGTGCGCGCCGCGGGCATGAGCTTCGAGCGCTTCACCGACCACGAGGCGGCCAAGCGCGAGGGGCTGCCCGGGGCGATCGTGCCCGGGATCATGAGTCAGGGCATCCTGGCGGCGCTGATCCACCGCTGGGCGCCGGGCGCGCGCATCCTGCGCATCGACACGGTGTTCCGCGCGCCGGTGCTGGTCGGCTCGCGCCCGCGCGCCACCGGCGTGATCACCGAAAAAGACGACGCGCGCGGTACGGTGGAGATCGACCTCACGATCCAGAACGAGGCGCACGAGTCACCCGTGGTCGGCACGGCGACGGTCGCGCTGTGAGCGGCGGTCTGGTCGAGGGCAAGGTCGCGCTGGTGACCGGCGCGGGGAAGGGCATCGGCCGCGCCTGCGCGCTGGCGTTCGCGCGCGAGGGCGCGCAGGTCCTGGTCTCGGACCAGGACGCCGCGGGCTGCGAGTCGGTGGCGAAGGAGATCGCGGCCGCGGGCGGCGTCGCCCGTTCCAAGCGGGCCGACGTGACTCGCGAGGACGACGTGGCGGCGCTGGTCGCGGACTGCCTGTCGGCCTTCGGCCGGCTCGACTGCGCGCACAACAACGCGGGCGGGCCCGTGGGCGGCGGCCCGGTCCACACGCTCTCGCTCGCGCACTGGCACGCCACGCTCGAGCTCAACCTGTCGAGCGTCTTCTACTGTCTCAAGCACGAGATCCCGGTCATGCAACGCCAGGGCGCGGGCTCGATCGTGAACACCGCCTCGGGCGCGGGGCTCATCGCCGTGCCCCAGCTCGGTCACTACGCGGCCGCCAAGCACGGCGTGCTCGGGCTCACCAAGGCCGCGGCGCTCGAGAACGCGAGGACCGGCGTGCGCATCAACGCGGTGTGTCCGGGCACGATCGACACGCCCACGCTGCGCGCGGCCATGCAGCTCCAGCCCAAGATGGGCGAGCGCTGGCTGGCGAGTCAGCCCGGCGGCCGCTTCGGCACGCCGGAGGAGATCGCCGAGGCCGTCGTCTGGCTCAGCTCCGACCGCGCGTCGTTCGTGACGGGTGAGTCGTTTGTGGTCGACGGCGGCGCCGTCATGCGGTAAGCCGAGCTCGGGGGTCAACCGCCGAAACGCGTTCTCCGAACTGGAACGCATGTCTCACCGGTTCACGCCGCTCATCCTGTCCCTGTCGCCGCCCGAGAGCTATGCGCCGCTGGCGCGCATCACGTTGTCGCGCGCGGGTTACTCGATCGTCTCCGCGGACCGCTGGGCGGAGATGTCGCAGAGCGTCGCCACGGTGCCACACCTGGCGATCGCGGACCTCGAGTGCGGCGGCATCGGCGTTCCGCCTTCCACGCCCTGGATCGCGCTCGCGCCGCGCGGCGCGCCGCACCCGACGCGCGTGCCCGTGGTGGGCCTGGTCGAGCGGCCCGCGCAGTTCCACGCGCTGTACCGGGTGCTGCAGCTCGCGCTCGAGCCCACGCCGCGCGCCAGCGCGCGCGTGCCCACCAGCCTCGCCGCCCACTGCCGCGGAGAGACCGGGAACTGGGATGCGCGCGTCGTGTCACTCTCGCGCGACGGCTGCCTCCTGTGGCGCGACGAGAACACGCCCGAGGGCGAGCTCGTGAACCTGGACTTCGAGCTGCCGAACTGGGGCCGGGTGCAGGTCGCCGGGCAGACCGTCTACCGGCGCGCGACCGAGACCGCGCTGGCGTTCCGCGACGTGTCGGCGCCGCACGGCCGCTCGATCCAGCGCTTCGTCGAGGAAAAGCTACTCACCACCAGCTGAGCTGCGCAGCGCCGCGATCTCTTCCGGCGCGAAGCCCCAGTCGCGCAGCGCTTCCTCGGTGTGCTCGCCCACGCGCGCGGGCGGGCGCTGAACCCCCGAGTCGGTGCGGCTGAAGCGCGGCGCCGGGCGCGGCTGAGTCACGCCCGCCACGTCCACGAACAGCCCGCGCGCCACGTTGTGCGGATGACTGCGCGCCTCGGACATCGACAGCACGGGCGCGAAGCAGGCGTCGCTGCCCTCGAGCAGCTTGCACCACTCCTCGCGCGTGCGGGTCTTGAACAGGCGCGCGAACGCGGCCTTGGCCTCGGGCCAGCGCGCGCGGTCGAGCTGCGCCGGGAGTGACTCGCCGTCGATGCCCGCGCGCTTCAAGAGCTCCGCGTAGAACTGCGGCTCGATCGCGCCGATCGCCACGTACTGGCCGTCGGCGGTCTCGTAGGCGTCGTAGAAGTGCGAGCCGGTGTCGAGCAGGTTGGTGCCGCGCTCCTCGCTCCAGAAGCCCGACTGCTGCGCGCCGTGGAACACGGTCATGAGCGCGGCGGCGCCGTCGACCATGGCCGCGTCGACCACCTGGCCCTTGCCCGAGCGCTGCCGCTCCAAGAGCGCGCAGGTCACTCCGAACGCCAGCAACAGGCCGCCGCCGCCGAAGTCACCCACCAGGTTCAGCGGCGGCGTGGGCGGCGCGCCGCGGCGCCCGATCGGGCCGAGCGCGCCCGCGAGCGCGATGTAGTTGATGTCGTGACCGGCGGCCTGGGACAGCGGCCCGCTCTGGCCGAAGCCGGTCATGCGCCCGTACACGAGCCTCGGGTTCCTCGCGAGACACACGTCGGGCCCGAGCCCGAGTCTCTCCATGACTCCCGGCCGGAAGCCCTCGAGCAGCGCGTCCGCCCGCTCCACCAGGCGCAACACCGCGGCCACGCCCGCGGGCCGCTTCAGGTCGAGCGCGATGCAGCGCCGGCCGCGCGAGAGCAGGTCGAAGCGCGCATCGCCCGGCGGAGCCTTGGGCGGGCGCTCGACGCGCAGCACCTCGGCGCCCATGTCCGCCAGCACCATCGCGCAGTACGGCCCGGGGCCGATGCCCGCGATCTCCACGATCCGCAATCCCGCCAGAGGTCCCATGTGCGCGATGCTACGGACGCGCGTGGCACAATGGCAACAGTGCGTGGGTAGGGTGCCCACGCGATCAAAAGTGGAGCCAACCACATATGCCCATGCCCACCGGAATCGGGGTCATCGACCTCATGCTGGCGATCCCGACCGAAGACACCAGCCGCTGGTACGAGTTCATGAAGCCGCTCTTGCGCGATCGCGAGAGCCGAGAGCAGTTCAAGATGCCGGCGGAGTACATGTTCAAGGGCATCCCCGGCTTCACGCCGGGCACCGACTTCCTGAAGTTCGTGGTCGGCGAGATGGACAAGTACGGCATCGCGCGCGCCATGATCTCGGTCGACGAGGGCGGTGAGTCGTCGATCCGTGCGCTCAAGGAGTATCCCGAGCGCTTCTTCGCCAGCTACGAGGTGAACCCGAACAACGGCATGGACGAGGTGCGCAAGATCGTCGCGTTGCACCAGCGCTTCGGTCTGAAGGCGCTCACGGCGTTCCCGTCGGGCCTGTGCCCGCAAGTGCCGATCGACGACAAGCGCTTCTACCCCATCTACGCCAAGGCGGTCGAGCTCGATCTGCCCATCTGCGTCTGCAGCGGCGTTCCAGGCCCGCGCCTGCCAATGGCGCCACAGCACGTCGAACGCATCGACGAGGTGTGCTGGTTCTTCCCCGAGCTGAAGTTCGTCATGCGCCACGGCGCCGAGCCGTGGACCGCGCTGGCGGTGAAGCTCATGCTCAAGTGGCCCAACCTGTACTACTCGACCTCGGCCTTCGCGCCCAAACACTACCCGAAGGACATCGTCGACTTCGCCAACACGCGCGGAGCCGACAAGGTCATGTACGCGGGCTACTTCCCCATGGGCCTGTCACTCGAGCGCATCTTCGCCGAGCTGCCCAACGTGCCCTTCCGCGAGCACGTGTGGCCGAAGTTCCTGCGCGACAACGCGGTCCGGGTGTTCAAGCTCTAGAACGAACGTACGCAAGAGCCCCATCGCTCGTTCCGATAGAAAAGGGCGGCGGGCCTGCCGCTTGCGGAAGGGCTTTGACCCCACTCTGGCGCAGATTCACTTCCGAGGACGGCGGCGGAGAGTTCCCCGACCTGCAGCGCTCGCTCGCGCGCGGCCTGGGAATCGTCGTGCTCTTGTACTCGGGCTTCCTCCTGCCGCTGTCCTTCGTGCTGGCATTGCACTGGGGCATGTCACTGGCCAGCGCGGCCGCGCTGCAGATCGCGGGTCAGGCGGCGGTGCTCGGCTGTCTGGCCGTGTGCCGCACCGACACCGGACGGTGTCGGGCCGAAGAGCTCCTGTTCGCGCTGCTGGCGGTGGGCGGTACGGTGCTGATCCTGGGCGACGCGGGTCCCGCGCACGGCGCGCTGCGCTGGGTCGCGCTGCTCTCGCCGGTCGGGGCGGCCTGCTGCGCGCCGTGGCGCGCGCCCTTCGCGCTCGCGCTGGGCTTCGCGCTGGCCGCGGTGGAGGCCTGGGCCACGGGCTTCGCGCCCGCGGGCGTGGTGACCTCGCTCGCGGCCGGCGTGGCGGGCGCGGCGGCGGCGCTGGTGCAGCGCCGCACGTTCTCCGCCTTCACCACCGCGCGCACCGCGGCCGACGCCGCCCGCAACGCGGCCATGGCGGCGGACCGCGCCAAGTCGCAGTTCCTGGCCAACATGAGTCACGAGATCCGCACGCCGCTCACCGCGATCCTCGGCTTCACCGACGAGCTGATCGACGAGGCGCAGCGCACGGGTCATGCGCTCGGCCCCGACCCCGCGCTGCTCACCGTGAAGCGCAACGGGCATCACCTGCTGGCGATCGTGAACGACATCCTCGACCTCGCGCGCATCGAGGCGGGCAAGCTCACGATCGAGACACAGCCCTGTCCGCCGCTGCGCGTGGTGGGCGACGTGGTGGCGCTCCTGCGCCCGCGTGCGGTCGACAAGCAGCTGCGGCTGGACGTGCGGCTGCGCGGGCCCGTGCCCGAGACGATCCAGACCGACGCCACGCGCCTGCACCAGGTGCTGGTGAACCTGGTCGGCAACGCCATCAAGTTCACCGAGCACGGCGGAGTCACCCTGCGCCTCGAGCACCTGGCCGCGGGGCCCGAACGCGCACAGTCACAACTCGCGATCGACGTGATCGACACCGGCATCGGGCTGGGCGCCGAAGACCACGCGCGCATCTTCGAGGCCTTCGCCCAGGGCGACGCCTCGCTCACGCGCCGCCATGGCGGCACGGGCCTGGGACTCACGATCTCGCGCGCGCTCGCGCGCGTGCTCGGCGGCGACATCACCGTGGAGAGCGCGAGCGCGGGCAGCGTGTTCCGCGCCACGGTCGCGACCGGCGCGCTGGACGGCGTGCGCATGATCGACGCGCTCCAGCAGGATTCGCTGCGCCCGACCACGCCCGCGACCGCGCGGCCGGCGTTCCGCGAGCAGCGGCCGCTCACCGGCCGCGTGCTCCTGGCCGAGGACGGGCCCGACAACCAGGCGCTGATCTCCAGCGTGCTGCGCCGCGCCGGCCTCGACGTCGACCTCGCGAACGACGGCGAGATCGCCTGCGAGAAGACCTACGCCGCGCGCGACGCCGGCGAGCCCTACGCGCTGATCGTCATGGACATGCAGATGCCCATGATGACCGGCTACGAGGCCACCGCGGCCCTGCGCCGCGAGGGACTGACCACGCCCATCCTGGCGCTGACGGCCCAGGCCATGACCGGTGACCGCGACAAGTGTCTCGCGGCCGGCTGCGACGAGTATCTCTCGAAGCCGATCGACCGAGGCCGCCTGTTGCAGCTCGTGCGCGAGCTGCTCGAGAAGGCGGGTCAGGAGCCCGGCGCATGAACGAACGGCTGCGGCGCGGGCTGCGGCACGTTCAGGCATCGGAGCTGCCGGGACTGCCGCGGGCGATCCAGCTCGGCACGCGCGTGCTGGGCATCGCGCTGGGCATCATGGGCCCGGTCGTGTGCTTCCTGCACGCCGGGCTCGACGACTGGCAGCTCGACCGCGTGCTTTACATGCAGCTCGTGGCGCAGCCGCTGTTCTGGGGCAGCATCGGACTCACCTTCACGCGCTTCGGCAAACGCCAGCCGGAGCTCGTGCTGTATCTCCTGTCCACCGTCACGAACGCGTACATCGGGCTGGCGGGCTGGCAGTCCCCGACGGGTCAGAACCCGTACGCGGTGCTGGCGTTCTTCGCGCCGATCACGCTGGCGGCGTTCGCGCCCTGGCGGCCCACTCTGTCACTCGCCATGGGTGTCTCCACCTCGGCGATCTATCTGGCCGGCCGCCTGCTGCTGCCGCCCGGCGCGCTCCTGCCGGCGCCGGTGGTGCTCTCGATCTCGTTCGCGTGCGCGATCCTGGGCGCGGCCGCGGGCCAGATCCAGCGGCTCATCCTCGCGAGCCTGCACCGCGCGCGCCAGGCCGCCGAGTCGGCGCGGCGCGACGCCCAGGCCGCGACTCAGGCCAAGTCGGAGTTTCTGGCCATGATGAGTCACGAGATCCGCACGCCCATGACCGCCATCCTGGGCTTCGCCGACGAGCTCTTGGCCGACGCCGAGAGCGCGCAGCCGGAGCGCCCGGGCGGAGCCGCGCTGCGCACCATCAAGCGCAACGGCGAGCACCTGCTGCGCATCCTGGACGACGTGCTCGACGCCGCGAAGATCGAGTCGGGCAAGCTCCAGCTCGAGATCCGCGCCTGTTCGCCGACCGAGCTCGCCGACGACGTGGTCGAGCTCTTGCGTCAGCGCGCGGAGTCGAAGGGGCTGCGCCTCGTGGTCGAGCCGCAGGCGAACGCGCCGCAGGCGATCTCCACCGACCCCACGCGCGCGCGCCAGATCCTGGTGAACCTGGTGGGCAACGCGATCAAGTTCACCGAGCAGGGCGAGGTGCGCGTGCGCGTGTCCGGCGAGGGCGAGCGCGCGGTGTTCGAGGTGGTCGACAGCGGCATCGGCATCTCGCCCGAGCAGCAGGCCAAGCTGTTCGAGCCATTCACTCAGGCCGACAGCTCGCTCGGCCGCCGCTTCGGCGGCACGGGGCTCGGACTCTCGATCTCGCGCAAGCTCGCGCGCGTGCTGGGCGGCAGCGTGACCGTGGAGAGCGCGTTGGGCCGGGGCAGCACCTTCCGCGCCACGCTCGGCGCGGCGCTGAAGGGCGCGGCCGGCGCCACGCCTGCGCCGGCCGAGACGGCCACGCCTCACCTGCACGGCCGTGTGTTGCTCGCGGAGGACGGCCCCGACAACCGCGCGCTGCTCGAGCGCGTGCTGCGCCGCGCCGGCCTGCACGTGGAGCTGGCCGACAACGGCCGCGAGGCCCACGCCAAGGCCATGAGCGCCACGCTCTCGGGCACGCCCTTCGACGTGGTGCTGCTCGACGTCGAGATGCCCGAGATGTCGGGCAACGAGGCCGCGAGCGCGCTGCGCGCCGACGGCTACGACGGCCCGATCGTGGCACTGACGGCGCACACCGGCGCCGCCGAGCGCGAGGCGTGTCTCTCCGCGGGCTGCGACGACGTGGCGGGCAAGCCGATCGACCGGGCGCTGCTGCTCGCGGCGCTGGGTCGCTTCCTGGAGAAGCCCTACAAGCCGAAGGCCTGAGACGGTCGGCGCGGCTGCGCGTATCATGGCGCGATGCAGCGCTTCGCGGGGAAGGTCGTCGTGATCACGGGCGCCGCGTCCGGCATCGGGCGCGCGAGCGCCGAACGCATCGCCGCCGAGGGCGGGACGCTGTTTCTGCTGGACGTGCAGGCGCAGGGCCTCGAGGAGACGCGCAAGCGCTGCGAGCAGCTCGGCGCCGAAGTCGACACGCGCATCTGCGACGTGTCCGACGCCGCGGCGGCGCGCGCCGCGATCGACGCGGCGGTGGCGCGCTTCGGCCGCATCGACTCACTCTGCAACATCGCCGGCATCCTGCACTTCGACCACACGCACGAGCTCGCGCTCGAGACCTGGCGGCGCATCCTGGCCGTGAACCTCGACGGCACCTTCTTCATGTGCCAGGCGGCGCTGCCGCACCTGCTCGCGTCGCGCGGCAACGTGGTCAACATGTCGTCGACGGCGGCGCTGGCGGGTCACCCCTGGACCGCGGCGTACTCCGCCTCGAAGGGCGGGATCCTCGCACTGACCTACACGCTCGCGATCGAATACTGCGCAAAGGGGCTGCGCGCGAACGCGGTGTGTCCCGGCTCGGTCACCACGCCGATCCACGCCGTGTTCAAGCTGCCCGAGGGCGCCGACCGCAACCTGCTCTACCGGATCATGCCGCCGGACAAGGTGTTCCGAGGCCCCGAAGCGGCCGCGGCGGCAGTCGCGTTCCTGGCATCCGAAGACGCCGCCCACGTGAATGGCGAGCAAATCCGCGTAGATGGCGGCACGCTGTCCTGATTGATCTTCGCTCGCCTGCGGCTCGCTGCGCGCGCCTTCCGGCGCTTTCGGGCTCGGCTCAGGGCGGCCTTCGCCTCGCCGCCCCGGGGATTTAGAACAGGTTTCAATTCGCGCGAGGGCGTGGCATGATCGGGGCATGCAGCTCGAACGGCGCGTCTTTCCGTTCCCGATCCCCAATGGCTGGTTCGCGGTCGCGTACTCCGATGAGCTCGTGCCCGGGCAGGTCGCGCAGCTTCGCTACTTCGGCGAGGACCTGCTCGCGTTCCGCGGCGGAAGCGGCGCGGTCAAGGTGCTCGAAGCGTACTGCCCGCACCTGGGCGCGAACATCGCGCGCGGCGGCGTGGTCGAGGGTGACACCATTCG contains the following coding sequences:
- a CDS encoding MaoC/PaaZ C-terminal domain-containing protein, with the protein product MSRTSHSQVEFGEELPPLEPDVSLENVKRFVRAAGMSFERFTDHEAAKREGLPGAIVPGIMSQGILAALIHRWAPGARILRIDTVFRAPVLVGSRPRATGVITEKDDARGTVEIDLTIQNEAHESPVVGTATVAL
- a CDS encoding acetyl-CoA acetyltransferase, with translation MSLSGRIALAGAYEHPTRWAPDKTEFQIMAESAKGALEDCGLELRDVDGLFAASMSMGAMGIVSLAEYLDLKPRHLDGTNIGGSSFVAHVSHAAAAIHAGLCEVALVLYGSTAASNALAIGTGMGGGRDAAASFVSPYGMTTVGSYALVAQRHMHTYGTTSEQLAEIAVTMRRHAGLNPAAKMRKPISVADVLESRMISRPLHLLDCCIISDGGGALVVTSAERARDLKQRPVLLLGCGEAVCHQEVGSPDLLSIAAKQSGAQAFRMAGVSHDDVDLCTIYDSFTITVLVTLENLGFCKPGEGGAFVSGGRIGLGGALPLNPDGGGLSSNHPGMRGIFLVIEAVKQLRGECGERQVADARLALAHGTGGTLGVAHSGATLVLARA
- a CDS encoding limonene-1,2-epoxide hydrolase family protein, with the protein product MDANERVIRDFLAAWSRLDASELIGYFAADGVYHNMPLAPVAGRAAVEQLIRGFIGTWSEAKFDVLALVSAGNVVIAERVDRIRAGGKSVDLPCVGVFELEAGKIKRWRDYFDLATYTRAMA
- a CDS encoding MaoC family dehydratase N-terminal domain-containing protein, with amino-acid sequence MEIDVEALKRDWAGSTFDTVEFEIKTEDVLDFARSCGEVAPQFVDPEHPEFRAVPTFTSRYVGRRVLPDNFPRFSSGFGFDAGKCVQALAPLRPGDKIVAKSCIHDIYTKTGRSGTMLFIVHRMEFTNQRGEHVSTVDWRMVQRAGA
- a CDS encoding alpha/beta hydrolase — its product is MPEKYVQVDGIATFLRHTGATTLPEAPPDLSRGDTIVCLHGAGGNSGLFSDVLERLAKEHSPIALDFPGHARSGGLDSLGSVARISAHLRGLLAALRVPRCVLLGGSMGGMVALETALAAPQLVRALVLVASGARVPVTPEYLERWRLISEGKARREFDRRDYPASATPDVMRRGFMEDIKTDPRVVYQNAQAVRDFDREADLGRVACPTLVVVGDEDAESAGPSEILAARIPGARKVVLPKVGHRVALVAPEALSEAVLEFLRGLPR
- a CDS encoding monooxygenase, whose translation is FKGHSFHTSRWDYGYTGGDSNGNLSGLRDKRVGIIGTGATAVQCVPHLGEAAKHLYVFQRTPSSIDVRANRDTDPGWAQSLRPGWHKHRMDNFNILVSGGFQEEDLVMDGWTDIIRKLLIMVQQDQGAAADVGKTMELADFEKMNQIRARVDTIVKDPKTAEALKPWYRQFCKRPCFHDEYLQTFNRPNVTLVDTKGRGVERLTERGVWVEGVEYPVDCLIFATGFEVGTDYTRRAGYDMFGRGGLSISHKWSTGLRTLHGMHSRGFPNLYIMGPQQSAFTVNYPHMLDEQGKHIAYIVRHALDRGIKTLEASEEAEAQWVNTIIAFSRMGRDFLEACTPGYYNNEGKLSDLSAQNGFFGGGSILFFNMLKDWRDKGDLAGLEVT
- a CDS encoding PHP-associated domain-containing protein, with amino-acid sequence MILDLHNHSIRSDDGRARVENYCQWIRKRELPLDGFVLTEHRQFDSVSDYGALAREFGLEILKASEVETDYGHVLVFGVNDDMQRAFDFGRIDLSLGLVLREVERCGGVAVPCHPGRIRVGMCAHYEARGPVAGVRIIETRNGGSRASEDERAQELADRHGYRGVGGSDAHIVSHIGRCATRFPAPVRGVGELVEALRAGEFEAVSWKSTLKP
- a CDS encoding Zn-ribbon domain-containing OB-fold protein produces the protein MAKELEYPRPVADWETRGFWEGAGRHELVLQRCRVCRAVQHRPRAQCAKCLGAIEHFVASGRGTVYTFTVTEQNQVPPFRDAVPYVLAYVQLEEGPRLMTHVVGCAPDEVRIGMPVRAEFRTANDSLGVPVFRPA